GGTACTACAGGATAGAAGAAACCAATAACGTAAATCCCTTCATCTAAAAGTTGATTTGCCATATCTTGAGAAAGCTTAGCATCATAAAGCATAACTGGCACAATTGCTGCATCTGCCCCTACTAAATCGAAACCAGCAGCTTCCATTTTACTCCTAAAATATTTTGTATTTTCTTCTAACTTATCTCGAAGCGAAGTATCTTTTTCTAACATTTCAAACACTTTTAAAGAAGCACCAACTATAGCTGGAGCTAAAGAGTTTGAAAACAAATACGGACGCGAACGTTGGCGTAACATATCGATAATTTCTTTTTTACCCGTTGTAAAACCACCCATCGCGCCACCTAAAGCTTTACCAAGCGTACCTGTGATAATATCTACACGGCCTAATACATTTTTAAGCTCAATAGTACCACGACCCGTTTTACCAATAAAACCAGAGGCATGGCATTCATCAACCATAACTAAAGCATCATACTTATCGGCTAAATCACAAATTTTATCCAATTCTGCAACTACGCCATCCATAGAAAATACACCATCGGTTACAATAATTTTAAAACGATGATTTTGTTTATTAGCTTCAATAAGTTTAGCTTCTAAATCGCTCATATCATTATTAGCATAACGATATCTTGCAGCCTTACATAAACGTACACCATCGATAATAGAAGCATGATTTAATG
The window above is part of the Algibacter sp. L3A6 genome. Proteins encoded here:
- the kbl gene encoding glycine C-acetyltransferase, coding for MYGSIKDKLQEELQAIKNEGLYKEERIITSSQDAVIKVSTGDEVINFCANNYLGLSNNKDVIQAAKDTLDTHGFGMSSVRFICGTQDIHKELEAKIAEFFHCEDTILYAAAFDANGGVFEPLLNHEDAIISDSLNHASIIDGVRLCKAARYRYANNDMSDLEAKLIEANKQNHRFKIIVTDGVFSMDGVVAELDKICDLADKYDALVMVDECHASGFIGKTGRGTIELKNVLGRVDIITGTLGKALGGAMGGFTTGKKEIIDMLRQRSRPYLFSNSLAPAIVGASLKVFEMLEKDTSLRDKLEENTKYFRSKMEAAGFDLVGADAAIVPVMLYDAKLSQDMANQLLDEGIYVIGFFYPVVPKDKARIRVQLSAAHTKAHIDKAVNAFIKVGKNLKVIS